The Vibrio coralliilyticus genome segment AATTCTTTCCGCACCTTGCTTTGCTTGATCCAGATCGGCATCCAGCATAAGTACCATAAACTCATCCCCACCTAGCCGAGCACATGCATCCGTTGTTCTCTGTGCCCTTTTAATTGAATCCGCAATGATAATAAGAAATTCATCGCCAACAAGGTGCCCATATTTGTCATTGATCGCCTTGAAGTTATCGACGTCTATGACAGAAATACTAAGTGGTAACTTTTTGCGCTTGCATAAGGCTAATAATTCTTCAAATTTCTTTTCCAGCCCATTACGATTTAGGAGCTTAGTCATGTGATCTTGTAAATTCATTTTTTCAAGCTGTGCATTCGCTTTTTTGAGCTGCTCATTCGCTTCTTTGAGTTGCTCTTCAGCTAGCTTGATTTGAGTGACATCGGTGTGAGCTCCAAGCATTCTGATGACTTTACCTGTCTCATCACGTATTCCAACACCACGACATCGAACCCAAATGGTTGAGCCATCTTTATGTTGATACCGTACAACTTGATCGTAAGAGTGTTCAGGGTTTTCACAATGCTTTTGAAAATTGACGATGGCCGTTTCTAGATCTTCAGAATTAATAATGTCTTGCCATTCAGAGGCCAGATGCTCCATTTCTTGAGGGTCATAGCCAAGTAACTCCCAGAAGCCAGGGCTCATCCATTCATTATTGCCATCGACCGTATCCCAATACCAAATACCATCTAGGGCATACTGATATATGAACTCAAAGATGGAGTCATCTTTGGATACAAGATTGTATAATTCTGACTTCAGGTAGTTTGTCTCTTCCATAAGATATCCTGACGAGTCTCAACCATAATTTTGTCGTTGTTACAAGTATAGACAACCCACAGAAAATAAATAACCCCGACGCATTATTACAACCAGACCTATTCATATAGATAAATCAAAGCGCTAAATAGCTAGCCTCTTTATCTTGCTATTTTCTAACTTTGACAAAAAGAGTCAGCCTAGCGGTCTGACTCTTTAGTTCACTTTTGGACACTTTCGAGCCAGTGCGACGAATTAAATCGCACTAGCGAACAGGCTTAGTTGAGGTGCGGATAATGTAGTTGTATTCAGTCAGATTCCAATACCTAGACCTTTCTCGAGGATAGCCAGAAAGAAAACCATTATCCAACTCCAAAACCCCAAAGCATTCCACCACATAAAAGCCTTAAACTTTTTAGAGTTCGTTGTTTCACGTGGCCAAATGTTTTTGGCCACTACAAGTCTTTTTAATATTCACCTACTTGGATCGGCACTTCATCAAAAATCGTAGCTAACCTTGCTGCGTACTCATCGAGCTCCGATTCGCGCTCTTGCTGGGCCATGCGTGCCGGACCAAAGACTTTTTGCGGAGCCAAGACAGAGAAGCCTGTAAACTCTAATATTCCACGATGAATAGGACGCAATATAGCATCAAGGTCGCCGTTCCAGCCCCCTTTTACATATAAGTCTTCAGGACCGCCCATGGTGACACTGAGCATCGCTTTTTTACCCTTAAACACGCCGTCCCCATAGAAGCGTCCACCGCCATATACTTTGCCCATAGCAAACACGCGGTCTACCCAGCCCTTCAACACCGCTGGCAGACCGAACCACCATAAAGGAAACTGAAAGATAACTAAGTCGCTCCACTCAAGCTTCTCAAGCTCAACTTCAATGTCGGCAGAAAAACCACCAACCTCAGTGGCATACATCTCCTCAAGCTGTTGTTTGAAAAACGCTCCATCATGTTGACTAGCAAAGTTATGACGGCCCGATACTGGATTGAACGCCATTTCATGTAAATCAGAGGTTTTCACATAATGACCCTCCGCTTCGAGGCTTTCTACCGCGCGTCGAAACATCGCACCATTAAAACTTTGTGGCTCTGGGTGCCAATAAACAACAAGTACATTCATTATTTTCTCTCCAATAAATCGATAATCTCTTGGTAGTGATATTCCTTGGCAAGGTCTAACGGAGTTTGACCATCAAAGGCTCTTATTTCAGTATCAGCACCCACCTCTATCAATGCCTTTGCTGCTTCAACATGGCCGTGCCACACCGCATCATGTAATGGGGTGTATCCGTTGTTCGGCCCTTGTGCATTTAAGGTTTCGCAAAATCCCGGATAGTCAGAAAGCAAGCGAATAACGTCTGCCCTGCCGTTGTATGCCGCTTTGTGAAGTGGAATGGCTTTCATGTAGTGATCAGGAATAGTTTGATCACCACCTTGCTCCATCAAGATCTTCAGTGAGTGTGTTAGGCCATCTCGTGCTGCTACCATCACTGCCGTATGTTCATCATTACCAGAAGCGGTGACAGGTGATGGGGTATTGAGAGAAGACCATTCAGACAATGCCTTTAATTGAGCGGCTTTTTGCTCATCATTATTCCCCGAATCAGTGACAACCTGATAGGCCGCAAGTGAAGATTCAAGATCTTCACGTTGATTGAAATACCGAGTAAACAGCAGCTGAAGATCATTTGCTTGTGTTTGCCCAAATACGTCCTTTTTACTCGCTCCGAAATCAACCAAATCCAGTGCTTTTAGACCAAATGTTGATACGAGCTCAATATTAATAAGCGGCTGTTCAAGAAGCGCCTTCACCACTGATGGCTTACGATGCCATACCGCAACCATCAATGGGGTAACGCCATGCTTAGGTGTTTGAAGATTGATAAATGCACCGGCCTCAATCAAACCTAACACCCACTTTTCATCGTGCTTCTGGGCAGCAATGTGTAGTGGAGCATTGCCCATCGAAGGATCGAGTTGGTTCACATCACTATCTTGTTCAATAAGCTGAATAAATCGCTCATAGTCATTAGAAATAATCGCTTGATGAAGGGTGGGTAATGTCATGTTGATCTCACTATCACTCGGTTGATATTTTGAGCTTAGTATTGACCAGAATATTGTTAACTTGTAGGTTTTACTTATTTACTTTTAAGATAACCATTAGTTAATGAAATCACTTCCAACTCAGTTACCGATATTTATTCAAGTCGCGAAAAGTGGTAGTTTTGCAGCCGCAGCGAGGGAGTTAGGGATCTCCGCACCCGCGGTCAGTAAAGCCATCACAAAGCTAGAACAAGAGTGGCAAGTTAAACTGTTCTTTCGCTCCTCTCACTCTCTTAGCTTGACGCAAACGGGCCAGCAGCTGGCAGAGAGTCTCACTCCGTCAATGGAATCGATACAAACCACTATTGAACAACTGGCCGAGCATTCCAGTGCAGCCGCTGGCACCATAAAAATTAACTTACCCTCCAGTTCAATCGGGCAGGAGCACATACTGCCGCTGGTCATCGAGTTTATGGCTAAGTATCCGCAAATCAATTGTGATTTACATTTTGATGATCGTAACGTGGACTTGGTTGAACACGGGTTTGATTTGGGGATTGGTGTCGCCATAAATCAAGACTCTCGACTTATCGCAAGACCGCTACTGACACAAGACATCGGTATCTATGCAGCCCCAAGCTATTTAGCGCAATATGGCGAACCAAAGGCACTAGAGGATCTTGCCAATCACCACTGCATTCCTGTGCGTTCGCTCACCAGTGGACGTTTTCATTACTGGCGTATAAACGATGCTGAGCATGCCAAACTCTACGAGCCTAATGGCAGACTTGTGGTCAATAACTTCGCTGCGGCCAAACAAGCAACATTAGCGGGGGCTGGGATCTCTATGCTTGGTAGCTGGTTATTTCGAGACGAATTGGTCTCAGGCGAGGTAAAGCCCATTATGAAACAATATTGGGGCGCACCGACCACAATTTGGGTTTATTACTCATCCAGAGAGTATTTGCCGACACGTGTGAGATTGTTGATTGATTATCTAGTCGAGAACATCTATAGAATGGCTTAGATGGCAGTAGTTGCTTATTTTGCAACCACTGAAGGTCCTAGGTAGTTATTTAATAAGTAATGTGCATTTTTCCAGATCTATACCGCCTGAAACGTTTTGGGGCAGAAATGAATCAAACCCAATATTCGGACTTTTCAAATGAAGACAATGAGTCTTTTAGGAGTAAGAAAGAGGCTTTAGTTGCAACTGCTAAATTAGGTAGATTATTACTTCGGCTGATGACCACTCTGCCTCGCAAACTTTTGCATTGCTTCGGCAAACGTTGTTGTTTTACCTTTCGCTTGAACCTGCATTACTTGATAGCCCATCTTTTCCAACGCTTGGCGCTCAGCTAACACAGCCTTATCATCTTGATGGCTACCTTGGGCAGGCTGATGAATGTAGCACCCTTCTAGTGGACCATCTTCGACCAGCTGGTGATGCCTCAATGCATCAATATCAAAATTCATAGTCAGTCTTTTTCATTACAATGGAGAGATTTTTTGGTCGATTACATTCGCTTTAAGGGCTTTACCACACTGTCTAACCCTTCGATTTTCAACGCCAGACAAAGTTGCAATAGCTGCCCAAGTTCACCACTCGGCCAGCCTTTTTTATCAAACCAAAGCAAATACTCTTCAGGGAGGTCGATTAGAGCACGCCCAGCATATTTGCCAAATGGCATCTGGACGCGGGCTAATTTTATAAGGTTTTCTTTTTCTAGCATGATGGTAGGGCTGCTCAGAACTCATTCTTAGCTTAGGGTATCATTGAAACTGCTTGTCGTACAAAGCGCGATCACCATTAACTAACATTATGCTTAATTCACCGTGTGAGCGTATTCGACCACTATTTGATTACCTTCGATGTAAGCATTCTGAATTTCGCCATCAACACTCATGCGACTTTGAAGGTAGACCACCTTAGGTCCGTTTTCATTAGCTTCCTTGAGGGAAGGAAAAATCTGTTTCGCATCTAGGTGAAGCAATCGACAAAAATGGCTAATAAACGACATAGTCAAAGGCTCTTCTCCGCGCAACAACTGCGAAAAGTTCAATTGGCTGATCCCTAACTTTTTAGCAAACTCCATTTGTGTGAGACGCATTTTAGATTTCTGAGACATCCACGTGTTGTACAGCGCCTCTCTATCCTTCTCAGTAAATTCCATTGGTGAATCCTTGTATTGCTTAATGAGGGGGATTCTGTGCACTTTCTTTCTCGGAGATGTCAGCAAGGCGTTAACGTTAGTTAAAAGTTTGGTTGGCTCGACACGCACCGCTCTTGAAAGCATAGCGACTTTGATGGTCAGTCATTGACTTAGACATAACTAACAAGGCAATGATTAACTCCAGTAATAAATCAACAGTAAAACCAGTTGTAGGTTTATTAATGGATATTCTTCCATGAATCTATTCGGGACTACCCTTCCAAAATAATAACAACCAGTTGCCAATATTAAATTTTTTTCGTTAGATCTTCACTTAATTAGCAATATAAAATAATGGCATTATCATATGTTATTTTTATATTTTAGTGGGCAAATAATAATTGATTCTATCTGGTGTAAATATTGAGGGAAGATATGAACATAAGCGATTTTAGCTATGATAGAGCTTCCAAGGTATTTCATTGGCTGATGGCTATCATCATCTTATACACAACAATAGCAGGCTATGGGATGCACTTCACGACTGTAGGCTCACCGACATTTAATTTCTTATCGACATTAAATATGTCTCTCGCCACTATTGCCGTTCCAGTGTTTTTAGCCCGATGGGTTTGGAAATATTTTAGACCAAGCTTTAATGATGAACTAAACACCTCAAGCTTTCAGAAAAATATGGCTAAGCTGATACATTCATTAATGTATTTCACAATGTTTGGAGTATTTACATCAGGCTTTCTTATGTTAGAGCACCCTTATTATTTTTTCTGGGTTATTGAAATTAACCACTTCATTACCGAACCCGAGGTAAGCTCATTTTTCTTTAAAGTACACCGATTCTCCTGCCTTATTCTTGCCTCATTAGTCACGCTTCATATCCTTGCCGTGATTCATCACCATGTCATTAGAAAAAACAAGATTCTCAAATTGATGATCTAAAGCGAACTAAAAAGCGGATGCTGCACACATCCGCTTCTCAATCAGAACCAGCTTGAGATCAAACGTTTAAACCAATCGAGTACTTTTTTAAACAAGCTTCCCTCGTCCACATCCGTTTGGGCGACAAGGTCCACCGTAGCGACTTCCTCTCCTTCAACGCCGTAGATTATCTTACCGACTTTTTCTCCAGAACGAATAGGAGCCACCAACTCACGGTCAAACTCTACTTCCGCCGTAAGTTTGCCTGCACTACCTTTTGGCAAGGTCATATAGACGTCTTGCTCCACACCTACACTCAACTTATCTTGTTCACCCATCCAGACTTTTGCTTCCGTAACGATATCACCCGCTTTCGTCGGTGATACTGTCTCGAAGAATCGAAAGCCATAGCTTAACAATTGCTTGCTTTCTGATTCACGACTTTTAGTGCTACTTGCACCCATCACAACAGCAATCAAACGCATATCCCCGTTAGTCGCTGAAGTAGCCAAACTGTAACCAGCCCCACTGGTATAGCCGGTTTTCATACCATCAACATTCATACTGCGATCTCGCAGTAAACCATTTCGATTGTATTGGGTAATACCATTGTATGTGTATGAGGTTTCGCTGTAGAGAGGGTAGATATCCGGTAAATCACGAATAATCGCTTGGCCTAATCTAGCGATATCCAACGGTGTCGAGTATAGGCCGTTACTGTCCAAACCGTGTGGATTGGTGTAAGCAGTATTCTCTAGGCCAAGCTTTTCAGCCCACGAATTCATCAGGTTGACAAAGGCATCTTCACTTCCAGCGACGTACTCTGCAATCGCCACGCTGGCATCATTACCCGATTGCACGATCAGACCTCGATACAAATCTATGAGCGGAACAGTGGTACCCACTTCGATGAACATCTTTGATGAATCAGGGAAGTTTTTCGCCCAAGCATTTTTACTGATCACAACTTGATCATCTAGCGTGATATTACCTGCTTTAACTTCCTGCCCAGCTACATAAGCGGTCATGAGTTTGGTTAAGCTGGCCGGATTTAACTTAATATTCGCATTTTTTTCGACCAATACTTGCCCGGTGTTATAGTCAATAAGAACATACCCTTTTGCCCCTAGTGTAGGGGGATCAGGAATAATGCTTGGTGCAGCAAGTGCACTCAATGACACAGCAATTGAGGAGAAAAGGGCTGCTTTGAGGAGAAACGTTTTTTTCATGGGACGTTACCAACTTAAGTCACAATTAGAGTTTTTATATTGTTCCGAATATAAACAAACCGCAATGATATTTATTTGCTTTGTAATCAATCGTTACTCTTATTAGAAAGTTTTACTAAATTATGAGAGTTTGACTCCATATACCGGAAAGTTAATACAAAAAAGCCAGTGTTCACAACACTGGCTTTATCAATTTGGGCAAGATTAACGATTATGCTTGTGCTTCCTGCACCTTCTTCGGATTAGGTGTAATGCTGTCTCGATAGCTGAACCACAAGTAAGTCACTACTAAAGAGAAGAACAGGTACGACAATGCAAATACTAGTGGTGAGGTTATTAACTCTTCCGACATGCTCCAGCTCACACCGACCACGGTAATAGTTAATTTAGAAAGCATGCCACAAATAAGTAGCAACAGCGCTAGCTGAGGGAAACGCGTCGTTCTGAATGCAAACCAGTAACAACTACCTACCGCTAGAGCAGAGATAGACAGACCTAACATGAAAGAGTGAAGGTGATCAGCGGATAGTACACCTGCTGATATTGACGCCATTATTATCAGAAATAGTTTCATCATTGCCTCGCTTTTTAAACTTGGAAAAAGCTTCCTTTCATTTTTGCAAACTCATTTTGTGCATATTTTCGCCTATCCAATACGAATTACAACCCCTAAAATGATACATTTTTTGTACAGCTGATGGCTCTGTAACATATGTAAAATAGTGGTTAAAAAAACAATAAGTAAGGTTCCTTGCTACTCAAGCCCAAAGCACACAATTCAAGCCAAAAGAGAAACAAAGAGTTACATTTAAGTAACAACGTTTACATCTATACTCATTGGTAATTTTGTGATCAGATGCATTTTTAGCCATCGATTGAGTCGTAAAATGGGCTTCTGAAACCTAAGTTTTCACTTTTAAAATTCACTATCTTTTGAAATATCAAAAAGAGTGTGACTCTAGCCACTGTTCGGTAGATTTAGACTCGAATAGACCATAGGGCTTTGTTACCTTTGCGCGCATTCAATATTTCGTACTACATACCATGCCTTCAGAGTACAGAATCAAAAAGATCGTTGAGATCGGCGACACCCTACATCGCAGTGGCTGCGCGCCATATAAATTAGAAAAATATACCCAATTTTATGCCCGTAAACATAGCGTGGATGTCATGATTCAGGCCACACCGACAACGGTCAATTATCAATTCCCTGACGATAACAATGCGGTGGTCATGAAACGGCACCAGCCGGCGTCCATTAACCTTAGTTTGCTGGCAAATACTATTATTCGGATTAATCAGCCAAGTAAAGAGCCTGTCCCGGAGCCCGTAGGTTACCCTAAATGGGTGACTGCTTTGGCGAATATGGGTATTCCTCCTGCGTACCTTATGCTGGTTGGCAGTACATTAGAGGCCGTGTATATATCCATTTTTCTTGGCTTCCTAGCGTGGTTGGCACAACAAGTTTGTAAAGCAAGGCGCTCTATAGCTGTTGAGTTTGTTGCTGCGTTGGTCACAGGCATCTTGGTGGCGTTTTTTGCCAGTACAAGTTCCGATCTTCCAGTCTGGGCTCTATGTATCGCCGCCATCGTTCTCTTCGTGCCTGGCTTGTCGATTGCTAACTCACTTGAATGTCTCGCTTTCAATGATTTAGTCTCCGGCACCAGTTTACTGGGGCAAAGCTCACTCACTCTTATCAAGCTCTTTGTCGGTATTATCATGGGCTTGAATATAGGTGAGTCCATTTGGGGGCAAGCAGATGTCACTGCTTATATTAATGAGATACCCACTTGGCTCCATATTTCAGGTTTGTTTCTGATTTCAGTCTCTCTTGGCATCATTTTTAACGCCAGACCAACAGACATTTTATTGGGTTTACCCGTGGCGGTGTTGGGGATGTGGGGGCCATTCTATCTAGGGTTTGAAAGTGGGTGGGTCGTCGGCACATGGATAACCACCGTTTTGATTACCTTATATGGTACATGGGTAGCAAAGAAAATGGACTTAACCGGATCCATCTACATTGTGCAAGGGATTATTATTCTCGTACCAGGAAGTCGAGTCCTTGTCAGTGCGGGGCAATCCGTGTTTGAACAATCTATTTTGCCTATTCCAAGTATTGGCCTTTCTGCACTGTTCATGTTTTCAGCTATTGTCGCGGGGCAGGTCACCGCTTACTCAATTTACTCTCCAAAAATCGAACGTTAACTCTTAAAGAGCCCTATTCAAAAATGACTTTTAAGCCGCTTTTGAATAGGGCTCTTTACCCTTATGTTTCGTCTTACGTGAGAAGCTCCCTTTTCCTTTTTTCGCTTGTTCAACTCGTGTTTTAAAAAGTGGACTAGTAACGACTGCTTTTAGTGCATTGTCTTTTATTTCACCTCGTCCGACCTCTAAATGCGCCTGAAGCGACTCATTCGGCAAATTATTTTTTCTGGATCTCTTGCCCATAACTTTGTCCTATCGATGTTTTATAAATAACTAGATACTGATGACAACCCACTCACCAAACCTGAATTTAGCAGGATAAATCACCATACAAAAGAATGTTACACTATCTACAGCCTAATCAGTAATATTTTCGAAACTCTACCTAGCGCAAATTTTGGATGAAAAGACCTTGGTAACTGAAAAGTATCATATGAATTTTATTGACTTAGTTCCACTTAGCTTTAGACTGGATGGCAGCTAGAAAACGGTTCTTGTTTTTATTTCGCCGTTTCGTTGGATTTCTTGTATCTCTTCCGTAACGTCGTGCGCAATAGCAATCTCCTTTTCCACGCTATCGTTGCCGTCATGGCTTTTACAAAGATTTATCAAGGATACATATTATGTCTAATACTGTTACTGGTACAGTTAAATGGTTCAACGAAACTAAAGGTTTTGGTTTCATCCAACAAGAAAACGGCCCTGACGTTTTCGCTCACTTCTCTGCAATCACTGGTGACGGCTTCCGTACTCTAGTTGAAGGTCAGAAAGTTGAGTTCACTGTATCTCAAGGCCAAAAAGGTCCTCAAGCTGAGAACATCAAACTAGTTTAATTTTAAACTGGAAAAGATTTACAATAGCCAGCATCACGCTGGCTATTTTTTTATGTGTAGCAAATAACTATGGCACTCAAACCCACCATTTATAAGTTTCGTATCTCTCTCTCGGACACCAACCGAGATGTGTACGACTCCCCACAACTCACTATTGCGCAACATCCCTCTGAAACGATTCCAAGGATGGTTGCTCGTATATTGGCTTATTGTATTAAATATCAGCCTGAGTTGGCTTTTACTAAAGGTCTGTCATCGATTGAAGAGCCTGATCTCTGGATAAAGGATCTAGATGATTCTATTTTGCACTGGATTGAAATCGGTGAGCCTTCGCTGGATCGTATTAAGAAAGCGACACGCTTAGCCAAACGAGTGGATATATTCACATTCACAAGTAAGTCCGATGTCTGGTGGGAGCAAACAAAGAATAAATCCCATCAGTACGACGCTCATATTTATCGCCTCAGCTCAGAGGGTATTGAGTCTTTATCAGAAGTGGTTGAACGTGGTATGGATTTATCAATCATGATTACTGGCAATAGCCTCTTCATTGACTGTGATAAAGGCTCATTTGAAGTTCAGATTGAGACACTGCAATCCAATGACTGATCTTCATCAGGCATTTGCGTCGATAGGTGCCGATGCCATTAACGCAGTAGCCGAAAACCCAGCCCTGTGGCAACAGTTTTTGCAACAACACACTACCTTATTCGAGAAAGTGAAGCAGCATAAACCAGACAGTGCAGACGAATCCCATTTACTCGGTATTATGACCAAAGCACATATTGAATGTCTGTCACGTGTTGAGGTCAATCGCGAAGCCGTCAAGGTCATGTGGCAAGCACTGCACGAAAACCTCGGTACAGACAACGCTAAACGCTTTGAATATCAAGATTACCAGATGCTGACTCTGGTTACTCATGTATGGCTCTACGTCCAAGGTTACCTCAAAATGGACTTCAGCCTTGCTAATGACCATGCTGAAACAACAGCACAATTACAAGGTGACTTATCTGGTTTGGATGTAGACACGATTCGAACTCAGTTTCTTGCCAGTTATTACCTCGGTTCAGAAAATTCTCCGATATCAAAGCCTCACCATCCGATTTGGGACTGGTTTAAAAAAATCTTCAGCTAATACCTCAAAGGGCTTCCTTTTCAGGAAGCCCTTTTTGACCTTTATAGATAGGCGTGAGGACCGAAGACCTCATAATGAATACGATCTCGCGACACGCCCAATTCCTCTAATTGTTTAACCATGACTTCCATGAATGCGACGGGACCACACAGGTAAAAGTCGCCGCGGCTGAGTGGTAATTCGGTTTCCACTGCAGACAAGCTCATCTGACCTGAGAAATGCGCTTGGCCATCCAGGTACCAGGTATATTGCTGCCAGCTATTCTCTCTAACCAACTGCTCTGTCTCTTGCTTAAACGTATGCTGGTCAGCACTGTGACATGCATAGAGGTAAGACACGTCTTTTTTGCCCATATCTGCCAATGTTTGCAACATCGCCTGAATTGGCGTTGCGCCAACACCCGCCGAGATAAGGACAACTGGTGCCTCTTTTTCCTGATAATAAAAATCACCTGCTGGCGCATACAAATGAAGCGTATCGCCTTCACTCACTTCTGCGTGCAAGAAATTAGACACTAGACCATGATGCTCTCCCACTTCACGCTTCACAGAAATGCGGTAGTTTTTGCCGTTAGCTTTTTGCGACAAAGAATACTGGCGAATCTCGTTGTGCTCACCAGAGGAAGGCTTCACTTCTACCCCCACATACTGACCTGGGTAGTAATCTAGAACATCACTACCATCCACTGGATCAAGCACAAAACTGGTCACAAATTCTGATTCTGGCTGCTTCTTCTTTACAACAAACTCTCGTGCGTTTTCCCAACCGCCCACCGCTTGTTTACGCTGAAGGTACAGCTCCCCTTCACGATCAATAAATACTTTTGCTAAAAATAGGTAGGCCGCTGTCCAAGCTTCTTCCACTTCTTTAGTAAAAGCCTCTGACGCCAATTCTCGTAATGTTTCAATCAAGTGGTGCCCTACAATTTGATAATGCTTCGCTTGAATATTAAAGCTAGTATGCTTGTGCGCTATACGTTCAACTGCGGAAGTCAGTGCATCAAGGTTTTCGATATTCTTCGCGTAAGCCGCTATGGCTTCAAATAGCGCAACACTTTGGCGACCGGTTTTCTGATGCGTCATATTGAAAATATCTTTAAGCTCAGGGTTGTGCGAAAACATGCGTTGGTAAAAATGCTGTGTCAAAGCCGGGCCCGCACCTTCAAGCAAAGGAATAGTACTTTTTACGACTTCGATATGTTGATTGTTGAGCATTTTCATTTTCTCCTCATATGGGTATTATCTTTTTACCCTTCCAAGAGCACAATTGATGCCAAGTTGGAACATGGCCTAATCAATTGGATTATCAAGCATTATTCGTTATTAAAAAGTCATAGTGACACTGTTGAACCATGTCTAAATGACTCTATAATAAAATAATCACATAATGATACTGGTTACTTTTACTTCATTCTATTCTCA includes the following:
- a CDS encoding alternative ribosome-rescue factor A, with product MGKRSRKNNLPNESLQAHLEVGRGEIKDNALKAVVTSPLFKTRVEQAKKGKGSFSRKTKHKGKEPYSKAA
- a CDS encoding NAD(P)H-dependent oxidoreductase, whose amino-acid sequence is MNVLVVYWHPEPQSFNGAMFRRAVESLEAEGHYVKTSDLHEMAFNPVSGRHNFASQHDGAFFKQQLEEMYATEVGGFSADIEVELEKLEWSDLVIFQFPLWWFGLPAVLKGWVDRVFAMGKVYGGGRFYGDGVFKGKKAMLSVTMGGPEDLYVKGGWNGDLDAILRPIHRGILEFTGFSVLAPQKVFGPARMAQQERESELDEYAARLATIFDEVPIQVGEY
- a CDS encoding cold-shock protein, with translation MSNTVTGTVKWFNETKGFGFIQQENGPDVFAHFSAITGDGFRTLVEGQKVEFTVSQGQKGPQAENIKLV
- a CDS encoding D-alanyl-D-alanine carboxypeptidase family protein; protein product: MKKTFLLKAALFSSIAVSLSALAAPSIIPDPPTLGAKGYVLIDYNTGQVLVEKNANIKLNPASLTKLMTAYVAGQEVKAGNITLDDQVVISKNAWAKNFPDSSKMFIEVGTTVPLIDLYRGLIVQSGNDASVAIAEYVAGSEDAFVNLMNSWAEKLGLENTAYTNPHGLDSNGLYSTPLDIARLGQAIIRDLPDIYPLYSETSYTYNGITQYNRNGLLRDRSMNVDGMKTGYTSGAGYSLATSATNGDMRLIAVVMGASSTKSRESESKQLLSYGFRFFETVSPTKAGDIVTEAKVWMGEQDKLSVGVEQDVYMTLPKGSAGKLTAEVEFDRELVAPIRSGEKVGKIIYGVEGEEVATVDLVAQTDVDEGSLFKKVLDWFKRLISSWF
- a CDS encoding NADH:ubiquinone oxidoreductase, which encodes MKLFLIIMASISAGVLSADHLHSFMLGLSISALAVGSCYWFAFRTTRFPQLALLLLICGMLSKLTITVVGVSWSMSEELITSPLVFALSYLFFSLVVTYLWFSYRDSITPNPKKVQEAQA
- a CDS encoding ankyrin repeat domain-containing protein; translated protein: MTLPTLHQAIISNDYERFIQLIEQDSDVNQLDPSMGNAPLHIAAQKHDEKWVLGLIEAGAFINLQTPKHGVTPLMVAVWHRKPSVVKALLEQPLINIELVSTFGLKALDLVDFGASKKDVFGQTQANDLQLLFTRYFNQREDLESSLAAYQVVTDSGNNDEQKAAQLKALSEWSSLNTPSPVTASGNDEHTAVMVAARDGLTHSLKILMEQGGDQTIPDHYMKAIPLHKAAYNGRADVIRLLSDYPGFCETLNAQGPNNGYTPLHDAVWHGHVEAAKALIEVGADTEIRAFDGQTPLDLAKEYHYQEIIDLLERK
- a CDS encoding helix-turn-helix domain-containing protein; amino-acid sequence: MEFTEKDREALYNTWMSQKSKMRLTQMEFAKKLGISQLNFSQLLRGEEPLTMSFISHFCRLLHLDAKQIFPSLKEANENGPKVVYLQSRMSVDGEIQNAYIEGNQIVVEYAHTVN
- a CDS encoding cytochrome b — its product is MNISDFSYDRASKVFHWLMAIIILYTTIAGYGMHFTTVGSPTFNFLSTLNMSLATIAVPVFLARWVWKYFRPSFNDELNTSSFQKNMAKLIHSLMYFTMFGVFTSGFLMLEHPYYFFWVIEINHFITEPEVSSFFFKVHRFSCLILASLVTLHILAVIHHHVIRKNKILKLMI
- a CDS encoding LysR family transcriptional regulator, producing MKSLPTQLPIFIQVAKSGSFAAAARELGISAPAVSKAITKLEQEWQVKLFFRSSHSLSLTQTGQQLAESLTPSMESIQTTIEQLAEHSSAAAGTIKINLPSSSIGQEHILPLVIEFMAKYPQINCDLHFDDRNVDLVEHGFDLGIGVAINQDSRLIARPLLTQDIGIYAAPSYLAQYGEPKALEDLANHHCIPVRSLTSGRFHYWRINDAEHAKLYEPNGRLVVNNFAAAKQATLAGAGISMLGSWLFRDELVSGEVKPIMKQYWGAPTTIWVYYSSREYLPTRVRLLIDYLVENIYRMA
- a CDS encoding threonine/serine exporter family protein — translated: MPSEYRIKKIVEIGDTLHRSGCAPYKLEKYTQFYARKHSVDVMIQATPTTVNYQFPDDNNAVVMKRHQPASINLSLLANTIIRINQPSKEPVPEPVGYPKWVTALANMGIPPAYLMLVGSTLEAVYISIFLGFLAWLAQQVCKARRSIAVEFVAALVTGILVAFFASTSSDLPVWALCIAAIVLFVPGLSIANSLECLAFNDLVSGTSLLGQSSLTLIKLFVGIIMGLNIGESIWGQADVTAYINEIPTWLHISGLFLISVSLGIIFNARPTDILLGLPVAVLGMWGPFYLGFESGWVVGTWITTVLITLYGTWVAKKMDLTGSIYIVQGIIILVPGSRVLVSAGQSVFEQSILPIPSIGLSALFMFSAIVAGQVTAYSIYSPKIER
- a CDS encoding sensor domain-containing diguanylate cyclase, translated to MEETNYLKSELYNLVSKDDSIFEFIYQYALDGIWYWDTVDGNNEWMSPGFWELLGYDPQEMEHLASEWQDIINSEDLETAIVNFQKHCENPEHSYDQVVRYQHKDGSTIWVRCRGVGIRDETGKVIRMLGAHTDVTQIKLAEEQLKEANEQLKKANAQLEKMNLQDHMTKLLNRNGLEKKFEELLALCKRKKLPLSISVIDVDNFKAINDKYGHLVGDEFLIIIADSIKRAQRTTDACARLGGDEFMVLMLDADLDQAKQGAERIRSTIQKQFVEPYALTVSIGVSSINYQELALCQSDKESIQNILRHMIKIADKAMYQSKASGKNTVSSHAIKTISYVVPPHISDLYSREIKS
- a CDS encoding DUF3820 family protein, whose translation is MLEKENLIKLARVQMPFGKYAGRALIDLPEEYLLWFDKKGWPSGELGQLLQLCLALKIEGLDSVVKPLKRM